The stretch of DNA CGCTCCGAAAGCGCCTCCGGCGGCGAGCCTGCGGAATTCCGCCGCGTCCACGCCGATCAGATCGTCCAAAGTGGATGATGTGTGCTCGCCCAGCCGCGGCGCGCGGTCGTGCTCGGCGCGCGGTTCGCCCGCGCGCACCGGAGATGCGACCTGCTCGACCTGCCCGAACCTCGGATGCTCGGTCCGCACCACCATGCCGCGCGCAGCGGTGTGCTCTTCGCGCAGCGCCTCCGGAACGGTGTTGATCGGCGCGCACGGCACACCGGCCGCTTCCAGGGCCGTGAGCCAGTCCGCGGTGCTTCGCCCGGCCAGTTCCCGCTCGATCAGCCGGACGCACTCGGCGGAGTTCTCGTAGCGCTCGGCCGGGGTGGCGAAGCGGGATTCGGCCGCCCACGCCGGAGAACCGATGGCTTCGACGAACTTCTCCCAGAACTTCTGCTTCGCGCAGCCGATCACGATCCACGAGTCCGCGGTCGGGAAGTTCTGGAACGGCACCAGGCTCGGATGCGCCGAGTGGTGCGTGCGCTTCGGCTCGAAATCGCGGTTGAGGTGCCAGGTCGCCAAGTACGTCAGCATCCCGATCGCGGTGTCGTACAGGCTCACGTCGCAGTCGCAGCCCACACCATCGCGCCGCGCGCCGTGGATCGCCGAGAGCATCGACAGCGCAGCCACGAGTCCGCCCGAGTAGTCCACCATGGACAGTCCGGATTTGGTGGGCGGCCCGTCCGGCTCACCGGTCACCGACATCCAGCCCGCCAGGCCCTGCAACATGTAGTCGTAGCCGGGCTGCTCGCTGCGCGGCCCGGTCATCCCGTACCCGGACAGCGAACAGCACACGATCCGCGGGTTGAGGTGCTTGAGGTCGTCGTAGCGGATGCGCATCTTCTCCGGCACGTCGCCGCGCAGGTTCGAGTAGACCGCGTCGCTGACCGCGACCAGCCGCTCGAAGACCTCCCGGCCCTGCGGATTGGTCAGGTCCAGCAGCACGGAGCGCTTGTTGCGGTTGAACGCCTCGAAGAACAGCGAGTCGCCGCCTTCGGCGTACGGCGGGGTCTGCCTGCCGACGTCGCCGTCGAAGCGCGGGTCCTCGACCTTGATGACCTCCGCGCCGAGGTCGGCGAGGTGCACCGACCCGAACGGTCCCGCTCCGTACTGCTCGACGGCCAGTATCCGCACGTCCTGCAACGGAAGACCGCTCATTCGGCACCTCCGGCTTCCAGCGACAGCGGGCCGTTCTTGGCCGCGGGAAAGGAGTCGATCTCCGCGGCGTGCGCCTGCTTGTAGATCAACACCGTGCGGTCGAACGACAGGCACTCGTCGCCTTCGGCGTTGAGCCCGCGGGTGTGCACGTTGACCAGGCCCGCGTACGGCTTGGACTTGGATTCCCGCTTGCCGGTGCAGATCGATTCGCCGTAGAGCGTGTCGCCCACGTACACGGGGTGGGTGAGCGCAACGTTGGTCATCGCCAGGTTGGCCACCGCGCGCTGGCTGATGTCGCGCACGCTCTGCCCGAGCAGCATCGCGATGGTCAGCCCGGAGTTGACCAGCACCTTGCCGAACGGGGTGTGCGCGGCGTAGTTCGCGTCGAAGTGCGCGGGGTGGGTGTTCATCGTCAGCAGCGTGAACCAGGTGTTGTCCGCTTCGCTGATGGTGCGCCCCAGCGGATGCCGGTAGACGTCGCCGACGGCGAAGTCCTCGAAGAAGCGCCCTTGCTGAGCTTCGTGCACGGTCACCGCCGCACCTCCTGTTCGCCCTTCGCCCGCCCGGCGGTGCCGATGCGCCGGGCCTACCCCCGATTCGCCGGAGTTCCCGGAGTATGCGTCCGGGCGAACTCGCCACGCAATACGTCTGACATTTTGCTGCCGTGGTCTGCTCCGAGCGGTCCGGTTTGTCGTACGCTGGGTCGACACCGACCGACCGGGGGGCGGAGATGACGGCGGACGACGGCGCGAAGCTGCGGGTGCGCCCGGTGCAGGCCGCCTACCGGCAGGTGGCCGAGCAGCTGCGGGACCAGATCGTCAGCGGCGCGCTGCCCTCCGGGGCGAAGCTGCCGAGCGAATCCGAGCTGGGCGGCATGTTCGGGGTCAGCCGCTCCACCGTGCGCGAGGCGCTGCGGCTGCTGGCCAGCCAGCACCTGATCGACACCGCCCGCGGCGTGACCGGTGGCAGCTTCGTCGCCGCCCCGGACGCCGGAGCGGTCGCCGAGCACCTCGGCGGCACGCTCGGGCTGCTGGTCAACGCGCGGAACATGAGCGTGGACAACCTGCTGGAAGCCCGCTTGCTGCTGGAACCGCCCGCGGCCCGGCTCGCCGCCGAGCGCGCCGACGTCGCGGATCTCGCCGAACTCCGCGAAACGACGGAGAAGACCGGGCACCTGCATCCGGACGAGGGCTTCGCGGTGCACTGGGACTTCCACACCACGCTGGTGGCGGCCAGCGGCAACCCGCTGCTTCGGATGATGTGCCAGCCGGTGAACGCGGTGCTGCGCACGCGGCTGCACCGGGATCGGGTGGCGCGGGAGGTGTGGGAGGACATCGACGCCGAGCACGCTCGCGTGCACGAGGCGGTCGCCGCGGGCGACGCCGACGCGGCCGAGGAGCTGGTGCGCGAACACCTCCTCGCGCTGCGCCCGCTCTACGAGC from Saccharopolyspora sp. SCSIO 74807 encodes:
- a CDS encoding CoA transferase, coding for MSGLPLQDVRILAVEQYGAGPFGSVHLADLGAEVIKVEDPRFDGDVGRQTPPYAEGGDSLFFEAFNRNKRSVLLDLTNPQGREVFERLVAVSDAVYSNLRGDVPEKMRIRYDDLKHLNPRIVCCSLSGYGMTGPRSEQPGYDYMLQGLAGWMSVTGEPDGPPTKSGLSMVDYSGGLVAALSMLSAIHGARRDGVGCDCDVSLYDTAIGMLTYLATWHLNRDFEPKRTHHSAHPSLVPFQNFPTADSWIVIGCAKQKFWEKFVEAIGSPAWAAESRFATPAERYENSAECVRLIERELAGRSTADWLTALEAAGVPCAPINTVPEALREEHTAARGMVVRTEHPRFGQVEQVASPVRAGEPRAEHDRAPRLGEHTSSTLDDLIGVDAAEFRRLAAGGAFGAEGDAPWTSS
- a CDS encoding MaoC family dehydratase, translating into MTVHEAQQGRFFEDFAVGDVYRHPLGRTISEADNTWFTLLTMNTHPAHFDANYAAHTPFGKVLVNSGLTIAMLLGQSVRDISQRAVANLAMTNVALTHPVYVGDTLYGESICTGKRESKSKPYAGLVNVHTRGLNAEGDECLSFDRTVLIYKQAHAAEIDSFPAAKNGPLSLEAGGAE
- a CDS encoding FadR/GntR family transcriptional regulator, giving the protein MTADDGAKLRVRPVQAAYRQVAEQLRDQIVSGALPSGAKLPSESELGGMFGVSRSTVREALRLLASQHLIDTARGVTGGSFVAAPDAGAVAEHLGGTLGLLVNARNMSVDNLLEARLLLEPPAARLAAERADVADLAELRETTEKTGHLHPDEGFAVHWDFHTTLVAASGNPLLRMMCQPVNAVLRTRLHRDRVAREVWEDIDAEHARVHEAVAAGDADAAEELVREHLLALRPLYERMED